One part of the Enterococcus sp. DIV1094 genome encodes these proteins:
- a CDS encoding pyruvate, water dikinase regulatory protein: MKNEVNVYSISDSLGETSQKLLSAVMVQYPNLVFNNNYKFPFVNKKEELLPILADALRDKAIVISTLVNLELSEAAKAFSKKTGLLYIDLMHPLFEIIHAKTGRQPIEEPGAVHKLDTEYFNRISAIEFAVKYDDGKDPKGFLDSDVVLLGVSRTSKTPLSMYLANKGYKVSNLPLIPEVPLPKVLEEVDKKKIVGLICHPENLVRIRSNRLDSLGLHQTSSYNNLETINKELEYSQEIFDRYGNFVIDVSDKSIEETAYLVENHLKSLK, from the coding sequence ATGAAAAATGAAGTCAATGTTTATTCTATCTCAGATTCACTAGGTGAAACATCGCAAAAATTGTTATCTGCTGTGATGGTTCAATATCCTAATTTGGTATTCAATAATAACTATAAATTTCCTTTTGTGAACAAGAAAGAAGAACTGTTACCTATCTTAGCAGATGCATTGCGTGATAAAGCGATCGTGATCAGCACACTAGTGAATCTGGAATTATCAGAAGCTGCCAAAGCTTTCAGTAAAAAAACAGGCTTACTCTATATCGATTTGATGCATCCGCTATTTGAGATCATCCATGCAAAAACAGGGAGGCAACCGATTGAAGAACCAGGTGCTGTTCATAAGTTAGATACAGAGTACTTCAACCGGATCTCTGCCATCGAATTTGCGGTTAAATATGACGATGGAAAAGATCCAAAAGGGTTCTTAGATTCGGATGTCGTCCTTCTTGGCGTTTCTCGAACATCAAAAACGCCGTTGAGTATGTATTTGGCAAATAAAGGCTATAAAGTGTCAAATCTTCCGTTGATTCCTGAAGTCCCTTTACCAAAAGTATTAGAAGAAGTAGACAAAAAGAAAATCGTCGGCTTGATCTGCCATCCAGAAAATCTAGTGAGAATTCGTAGCAATCGCTTAGATTCTTTAGGATTACATCAAACGTCTAGCTACAATAATTTAGAAACGATCAATAAAGAATTGGAATACTCCCAAGAGATTTTCGATCGCTATGGCAATTTTGTGATCGATGTATCGGATAAATCGATTGAAGAAACGGCTTATCTCGTTGAAAATCATTTAAAAAGTTTGAAATGA
- a CDS encoding helix-turn-helix transcriptional regulator: protein MKLSERQKKVIEIVKKTQPVSGEKISELLDVSRATLRSDLSFLTMAGILEATPKIGYTYTGSDLETLFFFKTFTVKVSEVMVPPLLIDLNTSIRDAITTLFVYDVGSIYVIDENKQLVGVLSRKDLLRASLNTEIDHTPVALCMTRTPHIKTCTKHTDILEAATILQDFEVDSLPVVDEADESKVIGKITKSKVLNFITQQARNAERNR from the coding sequence ATGAAATTAAGTGAACGACAAAAAAAAGTCATTGAGATCGTCAAAAAAACACAACCTGTCAGTGGAGAAAAAATTTCTGAACTCTTAGACGTATCCAGAGCGACATTACGGTCGGATTTATCTTTTTTAACGATGGCCGGTATACTTGAAGCAACGCCCAAGATCGGCTATACCTACACTGGTTCAGACTTAGAAACGCTTTTTTTCTTTAAAACGTTCACAGTAAAAGTGAGTGAGGTCATGGTACCACCTTTACTGATCGATTTGAATACTTCGATCCGAGATGCAATCACAACGTTGTTCGTGTATGATGTCGGCTCGATTTATGTCATTGATGAAAACAAACAATTGGTCGGCGTATTGTCACGAAAAGATTTATTGCGTGCTTCACTGAATACAGAGATCGATCACACACCTGTCGCTCTTTGTATGACTCGGACACCGCACATCAAAACTTGTACGAAGCATACCGATATATTGGAAGCGGCAACGATTCTTCAAGATTTTGAAGTAGACTCTCTACCCGTTGTCGATGAAGCGGATGAAAGCAAAGTAATCGGGAAGATCACTAAATCAAAAGTATTGAATTTTATTACTCAGCAAGCGAGGAATGCTGAACGAAATCGATAG
- the ppdK gene encoding pyruvate, phosphate dikinase — MEKWIYDFSEGRSKDKALLGGKGANLAEMTHLGLPVPSGFTLTTESCMRYLNDATFFEKHLAAELRTAIKRLEVETNKTFGSDEDLLLVSVRSGAVFSMPGMMDTILNLGLNDSRVRTLAEQTNLSFAYDCYRRLLQMFGDVVYGIHKESFNVLLIEAEKANNKSVADFNEQQQVSLIEKYKELFSKHKKVFPQQPMDQLKEAIQAVFHSWNNPRANVYRELHGIAHDLGTAVNVQEMVFGNSGNESGTGVVFTRNPSTGENQLFGEFLLDAQGEDVVAGIRTPQPIQELSERLPDVYQDFLHYAQMLETHYKDMQDIEFTVENGKLFILQTRNGKRTAKAALKIATDLVAEKKLTKEEALMRMEPEMIDQLIHPIFEPTALKKATAFAQGLPASPGAATGEIVFTAEKAKERHELGSKVILVRQETSPEDIEGMIVSEAIVTSRGGMTSHAAVVARGMGTCCVTGSEALTIDEETKTVTTKDVRLTEGDILSVNGNTGEIYLGELPTVVAENNQDLALFLSWANEVADLDVRANAETLTDLRTALDFGATGIGLARTEHMFFGEERILEMRRLILAENAQEMATALTKLLAFQEDDFYQMFQTIQEKPMVIRLLDPPMHEFLPHDPQDIQQLAEKLGQPVNELTTKIEALKETNPMLGHRGCRLGITTPEIYQMQVKAIIQSAIRLRQEGVPVIPEIMIPLIAEKEELVHLKTLLIETIEATFNSQNSSLFPYEIGTMIELPRACLIADQLAEQADFFSFGTNDLTQMTYGFSRDDIGKFINRYQEKAIMTQDPFQHLDQQGVGQLIKLAVSNARRIKPELSIGICGEVGGDPQSIPFFQAIGIDYVSCSPYRIPAARLAVAQAAIRSRRS, encoded by the coding sequence ATGGAAAAATGGATTTATGATTTTAGTGAAGGTAGAAGTAAAGATAAAGCATTATTAGGTGGAAAAGGTGCAAATCTAGCGGAAATGACACACTTAGGCTTGCCTGTTCCTTCTGGCTTTACTTTGACTACGGAAAGTTGTATGCGCTATCTTAATGATGCTACTTTCTTTGAAAAACATTTGGCAGCAGAGCTTCGTACAGCGATCAAACGCTTGGAAGTTGAAACCAACAAAACATTTGGGAGCGACGAGGACTTATTATTAGTTTCAGTCAGAAGCGGTGCCGTCTTTTCTATGCCTGGTATGATGGATACGATTCTTAATCTAGGGTTGAATGATTCACGTGTCCGGACGCTCGCAGAACAAACCAATTTATCCTTTGCATACGACTGCTATCGTCGTTTGTTACAAATGTTTGGCGACGTTGTTTATGGTATTCACAAAGAAAGCTTCAATGTTCTACTGATAGAAGCAGAAAAAGCAAACAATAAATCTGTCGCTGATTTCAACGAACAACAACAAGTATCTTTGATCGAAAAATATAAAGAATTATTTAGTAAACATAAAAAAGTATTTCCTCAACAGCCAATGGATCAGTTGAAAGAAGCGATCCAAGCCGTCTTTCATTCTTGGAACAATCCACGAGCGAATGTTTACCGTGAGTTACATGGTATCGCCCATGATTTAGGAACAGCGGTCAACGTTCAGGAGATGGTTTTTGGCAATAGCGGAAATGAAAGCGGTACAGGCGTCGTATTCACTCGGAATCCGTCAACTGGTGAAAATCAGCTCTTTGGTGAGTTTCTTTTGGATGCCCAAGGAGAAGACGTGGTGGCTGGTATTCGTACACCACAACCGATCCAAGAATTAAGTGAGCGCCTGCCAGATGTTTATCAAGACTTCTTGCACTACGCACAAATGCTAGAAACACATTACAAAGACATGCAGGATATTGAATTTACGGTAGAAAATGGCAAACTATTTATTTTACAAACGAGAAATGGCAAGCGGACAGCGAAAGCTGCTTTAAAGATCGCGACTGATTTAGTTGCGGAAAAGAAACTTACAAAAGAAGAAGCTTTGATGCGCATGGAACCAGAAATGATCGATCAACTGATCCATCCAATTTTTGAACCCACTGCCCTCAAAAAAGCAACCGCTTTTGCACAAGGTTTACCAGCTAGTCCAGGCGCCGCAACGGGTGAGATCGTCTTCACCGCAGAAAAAGCAAAAGAACGACATGAACTAGGAAGTAAAGTCATCTTAGTTAGGCAAGAAACCTCACCGGAAGATATCGAAGGAATGATCGTGAGTGAAGCAATCGTCACTAGTCGTGGTGGGATGACTTCTCATGCTGCTGTAGTCGCTCGTGGGATGGGAACTTGTTGCGTAACAGGTTCAGAAGCCTTGACGATCGACGAAGAAACAAAAACTGTCACAACAAAAGACGTTCGACTAACCGAAGGCGACATCCTCTCGGTCAACGGCAATACCGGCGAGATTTATTTAGGGGAGCTTCCGACAGTCGTTGCAGAAAACAATCAAGATCTAGCTTTATTTTTATCCTGGGCCAATGAAGTTGCCGATTTGGACGTGCGTGCCAATGCTGAAACATTAACTGATTTACGAACAGCTCTTGATTTTGGTGCTACAGGCATCGGGTTAGCAAGGACTGAGCATATGTTTTTTGGAGAAGAACGTATTTTAGAAATGCGTCGTTTGATTTTAGCTGAGAATGCCCAAGAAATGGCAACCGCTTTGACAAAATTATTAGCATTCCAAGAAGATGATTTTTATCAGATGTTCCAAACGATCCAAGAGAAACCAATGGTCATTCGTTTGCTTGACCCACCGATGCACGAGTTTCTCCCCCATGATCCGCAAGACATTCAACAGTTAGCAGAAAAGTTGGGTCAGCCAGTCAATGAATTAACAACTAAAATCGAAGCCTTGAAAGAAACCAATCCGATGTTAGGGCATCGAGGGTGCCGACTAGGGATCACTACGCCTGAGATCTACCAGATGCAAGTCAAAGCGATCATTCAAAGTGCCATTCGCCTAAGACAAGAAGGTGTACCAGTTATCCCAGAGATCATGATCCCGTTGATTGCTGAAAAAGAAGAGTTAGTACATCTCAAAACGCTGTTGATCGAAACGATTGAAGCAACTTTCAACTCACAAAATAGTTCACTGTTTCCCTATGAGATCGGTACGATGATCGAATTACCTCGCGCTTGTTTGATTGCTGATCAATTAGCAGAACAGGCTGATTTCTTCAGTTTCGGTACAAATGATCTCACCCAAATGACCTACGGCTTTTCTCGTGATGATATCGGAAAATTTATCAATCGTTATCAAGAAAAAGCAATCATGACACAAGATCCGTTCCAACATTTGGATCAACAAGGGGTTGGTCAACTGATCAAACTCGCTGTCTCGAATGCTCGACGAATCAAACCAGAGCTGTCGATCGGCATTTGTGGAGAAGTTGGCGGAGACCCACAGTCCATTCCATTCTTTCAAGCGATCGGAATCGACTATGTCTCTTGCTCCCCTTACCGGATTCCCGCTGCTCGATTAGCCGTAGCACAGGCTGCGATCCGTAGTCGTCGATCTTAA
- the rsgA gene encoding ribosome small subunit-dependent GTPase A: protein MTSNKHHASLTRGRITVSYGSTYHILSNDEEISAKLSGSLRHQAASQSELPVVGDWVKFQLLPDNKGIIHFVEERFSKVSRKTSGNRSDEQIIATNIDWLFIVSSLNNDFNLRRIERYLVAGKQSGAKPVIILTKADLCSTIDLYLVPLYALTTDIIVTSFGDDKGIQQIADLLADGQTGALVGSSGVGKSTLINRLVQNETMHVSAIRKEDDRGRHTTTHRELLALPTGGFLIDTPGMREFQPFQAEQLDSQFEDIVQLSFNCRFRNCRHDQEADCAIKQAIESGELSENRYMNYLKLQKELSFQEKRIREKEKLQNKRKKK from the coding sequence ATGACATCAAACAAACATCATGCTTCACTTACTCGTGGTAGGATTACAGTTAGTTATGGAAGTACCTACCATATTCTGAGTAATGATGAAGAAATTTCAGCAAAATTGTCGGGTTCACTGAGACACCAAGCGGCTTCGCAAAGTGAATTACCGGTTGTTGGTGATTGGGTGAAATTCCAACTATTACCGGATAATAAAGGCATCATTCATTTTGTCGAAGAGCGATTCTCTAAAGTTTCTAGAAAAACCTCGGGCAACCGTTCCGACGAACAAATCATCGCAACTAATATCGATTGGCTTTTTATTGTGAGTAGTTTAAATAACGATTTTAATCTACGAAGAATCGAACGCTATTTAGTCGCTGGTAAACAAAGTGGCGCTAAACCAGTGATCATTCTTACGAAAGCTGACCTGTGTTCGACGATCGATCTATATCTCGTTCCACTGTATGCGTTAACGACAGATATTATTGTTACTAGTTTTGGCGATGATAAAGGTATCCAACAAATCGCAGACTTATTAGCAGACGGGCAAACAGGCGCACTCGTTGGTTCCTCAGGTGTGGGGAAATCAACACTCATCAATCGATTGGTGCAGAATGAGACCATGCACGTGTCAGCAATCAGAAAAGAAGATGATAGAGGACGCCATACCACGACACATAGAGAATTACTTGCGTTACCAACCGGTGGATTTTTGATCGACACTCCAGGAATGCGAGAATTCCAACCATTCCAAGCAGAGCAGTTAGATAGCCAATTTGAGGATATTGTTCAACTCTCCTTCAATTGTCGATTCAGGAATTGCCGACATGATCAAGAAGCTGACTGCGCAATCAAACAAGCAATCGAGAGTGGCGAACTATCAGAAAATCGCTATATGAACTATTTGAAATTACAGAAAGAGTTGAGCTTTCAAGAAAAGAGAATCCGTGAAAAGGAGAAGCTCCAGAATAAAAGGAAAAAGAAATAA
- the rplS gene encoding 50S ribosomal protein L19, with protein MNPLIEELTKEQLRSDIPAFRPGDTVRVHAKVVEGTRERIQLFEGVVIKRRGAGISETYTVRKVSNGVGVERTFPLHTPRVAKIEVVRYGKVRRAKLYYLRALHGKAARIKEIRR; from the coding sequence ATGAATCCATTAATCGAAGAATTAACAAAAGAACAACTACGTTCTGACATCCCAGCTTTCCGCCCTGGTGACACTGTACGTGTTCACGCGAAAGTTGTCGAAGGTACTCGTGAACGTATCCAGTTATTTGAAGGTGTTGTAATCAAACGCCGTGGTGCTGGAATCAGCGAAACTTATACAGTACGTAAAGTTTCTAACGGTGTAGGCGTTGAGCGTACATTCCCATTGCACACACCACGTGTTGCGAAAATCGAAGTTGTCCGTTACGGTAAAGTACGTCGTGCAAAATTGTACTACTTACGTGCATTACACGGAAAAGCAGCTCGTATCAAAGAAATCCGTCGTTAA